A DNA window from Ornithodoros turicata isolate Travis chromosome 10, ASM3712646v1, whole genome shotgun sequence contains the following coding sequences:
- the LOC135369867 gene encoding uncharacterized protein LOC135369867, translating into MAVLIGLQNSLRTTLYTTLWASFICFASGAAQSDGQCSPEKVAKCSEGIRNFLGTMDEVTLASDPETLDKHCRAIKVTKDCLLRETSRCPEVIRGIYISYLRPFNTIFQDLCQAKPQRQAYLKHAPCLNSMAKDGGPCNRSYERVRAFMAGDQDWTADNSTLPVFCCYFYSFYNCLHTQTERRCGKEAHEIFTRYTDYLNGNAFAGACNRYTANTDCDPVADSRSAASSTVFNGVALSTMAVSAVSVLLRPTTCPRRNYC; encoded by the exons ATGGCTGTCCTCATTGGACTTCAGAATTCTCTAAGGACCACTTTATATACCACGTTATGGGCTTCGTTCATTTGCTTTGCTTCCGGTGCGGCTCAATCAGACG GACAATGCAGCCCAGAAAAAGTAGCCAAGTGCTCAGAAGGCATACGAAATTTCCTGGGCACTATGGATGAAGTTACGCTGGCGAGCGACCCAGAGACCCTAGACAAACACTGCAG AGCAATCAAAGTGACCAAAGACTGCCTGCTGCGCGAAACGTCTCGATGTCCCGAAGTGATACGCGGCATCTACATCAGCTACCTTCGTCCGTTCAACACCATATTCCAAGACCTGTGTCAGGCAAAACCACAGCGTCAAG CTTACCTGAAGCACGCCCCGTGCCTAAACAGTATGGCCAAAGACGGAGGCCCATGCAACAGGAGCTACGAACGAGTCCGAGCCTTCATGGCGGGCGACCAGGACTGGACTGCGGACAATTCCACGTTGCCCGTCTTCTGCTG CTACTTCTATTCCTTCTACAACTGTCTGCACACGCAAACGGAAAGACGGTGCGGCAAAGAAGCGCATGAAATCTTCACCCGGTACACGGACTACCTGAACGGCAACGCTTTCGCGGGGGCCTGCAATCGGTACACGGCGAACACAGACTGCGATCCAGTCGCCGACAGCCGTTCCGCGGCTTCTTCAACCGTCTTCAACGGCGTGGCGCTGTCGACCATGGCTGTCAGCGCTGTTAGCGTCTTGCTCCGTCCCACAACGTGTCCTCGCAGGAACTATTGTTGA